Proteins encoded by one window of Culicoides brevitarsis isolate CSIRO-B50_1 chromosome 2, AGI_CSIRO_Cbre_v1, whole genome shotgun sequence:
- the LOC134832203 gene encoding calcium-binding protein E63-1 isoform X1 produces the protein MYSSARKAYGGSGASSTNTKMLGSALIGRRKTSLKKDKLFTENEIKDLRTAFDLLDRDQDGHVTPNELQFMLRNLGIHIKDELVDDLLKEASKTGNGLIDETEFLQWVAKIQALKEESSSSSGTSPPDDDITQDLVAAFRVFDKDSNGFITRDELKTAMEMIGENVTEAQLSDMLALADIDKDGKINYEEFARLLL, from the exons atgttGGGATCCGCTTTGATTGGACGAAGAAAG acctCACTCAAGAAGGACAAACTTTTTACAGAAAACGAGATTAAAG atcTGAGGACAGCATTCGATTTGTTAGACAGAGACCAAGATGGACATGTGACACCGAATGAGCTGCAATTTATGTTGAGAAACTTGGGAATTCACATAAAGGACGAGTTAGTTGATGATTTGTTGAAAGAAGCCAGTAAAACAG gAAATGGCTTGATCGACGAAACGGAATTCTTACAGTGGGTAGCGAAAATCCAAGCGCTCAAGGAGGAAAGTTCAAGTTCGAGTGGCACGTCTCCGCCAGATGACGATATTACGCAAGATCTCGTTGCCGCCTTCCGTGTCTTCGACAAAGACAGTAACGGGTTCATAACGCGCGACGAACTAAAAACCGCCATGGAAATGATAGGAGAGAATGTAACTGAAGCGCAATTGTCTGATATGCTTGCCTTAGCGGATATTGATAAGGATGGAAAAATTAACTATGAAG aatttgcaAGATTATTACTGTAA
- the LOC134832203 gene encoding calcium-binding protein E63-1 isoform X4 — protein MSRRLSIEQLGEQISRFAFRRPSYYLRTAFDLLDRDQDGHVTPNELQFMLRNLGIHIKDELVDDLLKEASKTGNGLIDETEFLQWVAKIQALKEESSSSSGTSPPDDDITQDLVAAFRVFDKDSNGFITRDELKTAMEMIGENVTEAQLSDMLALADIDKDGKINYEEFARLLL, from the exons atgtctagACGACTATCGATAGAGCAATTAGGCGAACAAATATCTAGATTTGCATTCCGACGTCCATCGTATT atcTGAGGACAGCATTCGATTTGTTAGACAGAGACCAAGATGGACATGTGACACCGAATGAGCTGCAATTTATGTTGAGAAACTTGGGAATTCACATAAAGGACGAGTTAGTTGATGATTTGTTGAAAGAAGCCAGTAAAACAG gAAATGGCTTGATCGACGAAACGGAATTCTTACAGTGGGTAGCGAAAATCCAAGCGCTCAAGGAGGAAAGTTCAAGTTCGAGTGGCACGTCTCCGCCAGATGACGATATTACGCAAGATCTCGTTGCCGCCTTCCGTGTCTTCGACAAAGACAGTAACGGGTTCATAACGCGCGACGAACTAAAAACCGCCATGGAAATGATAGGAGAGAATGTAACTGAAGCGCAATTGTCTGATATGCTTGCCTTAGCGGATATTGATAAGGATGGAAAAATTAACTATGAAG aatttgcaAGATTATTACTGTAA
- the LOC134832203 gene encoding calcium-binding protein E63-1 isoform X5, producing MTENFINITEIRDLRTAFDLLDRDQDGHVTPNELQFMLRNLGIHIKDELVDDLLKEASKTGNGLIDETEFLQWVAKIQALKEESSSSSGTSPPDDDITQDLVAAFRVFDKDSNGFITRDELKTAMEMIGENVTEAQLSDMLALADIDKDGKINYEEFARLLL from the exons atgactgaaaatttcatcaatataACGGAGATAAGAG atcTGAGGACAGCATTCGATTTGTTAGACAGAGACCAAGATGGACATGTGACACCGAATGAGCTGCAATTTATGTTGAGAAACTTGGGAATTCACATAAAGGACGAGTTAGTTGATGATTTGTTGAAAGAAGCCAGTAAAACAG gAAATGGCTTGATCGACGAAACGGAATTCTTACAGTGGGTAGCGAAAATCCAAGCGCTCAAGGAGGAAAGTTCAAGTTCGAGTGGCACGTCTCCGCCAGATGACGATATTACGCAAGATCTCGTTGCCGCCTTCCGTGTCTTCGACAAAGACAGTAACGGGTTCATAACGCGCGACGAACTAAAAACCGCCATGGAAATGATAGGAGAGAATGTAACTGAAGCGCAATTGTCTGATATGCTTGCCTTAGCGGATATTGATAAGGATGGAAAAATTAACTATGAAG aatttgcaAGATTATTACTGTAA
- the LOC134832203 gene encoding calcium-binding protein E63-1 isoform X2 produces the protein MSGFKYHLKMLGSALIGRRKTSLKKDKLFTENEIKDLRTAFDLLDRDQDGHVTPNELQFMLRNLGIHIKDELVDDLLKEASKTGNGLIDETEFLQWVAKIQALKEESSSSSGTSPPDDDITQDLVAAFRVFDKDSNGFITRDELKTAMEMIGENVTEAQLSDMLALADIDKDGKINYEEFARLLL, from the exons ATGAGTGGCTTTAAATATCATCTGAAG atgttGGGATCCGCTTTGATTGGACGAAGAAAG acctCACTCAAGAAGGACAAACTTTTTACAGAAAACGAGATTAAAG atcTGAGGACAGCATTCGATTTGTTAGACAGAGACCAAGATGGACATGTGACACCGAATGAGCTGCAATTTATGTTGAGAAACTTGGGAATTCACATAAAGGACGAGTTAGTTGATGATTTGTTGAAAGAAGCCAGTAAAACAG gAAATGGCTTGATCGACGAAACGGAATTCTTACAGTGGGTAGCGAAAATCCAAGCGCTCAAGGAGGAAAGTTCAAGTTCGAGTGGCACGTCTCCGCCAGATGACGATATTACGCAAGATCTCGTTGCCGCCTTCCGTGTCTTCGACAAAGACAGTAACGGGTTCATAACGCGCGACGAACTAAAAACCGCCATGGAAATGATAGGAGAGAATGTAACTGAAGCGCAATTGTCTGATATGCTTGCCTTAGCGGATATTGATAAGGATGGAAAAATTAACTATGAAG aatttgcaAGATTATTACTGTAA
- the LOC134832203 gene encoding calcium-binding protein E63-1 isoform X3: MNLESRLKIANKPKPKKRELIVDGEFYLRTAFDLLDRDQDGHVTPNELQFMLRNLGIHIKDELVDDLLKEASKTGNGLIDETEFLQWVAKIQALKEESSSSSGTSPPDDDITQDLVAAFRVFDKDSNGFITRDELKTAMEMIGENVTEAQLSDMLALADIDKDGKINYEEFARLLL; this comes from the exons atgaatcttgAATCAAGACTAAAGATAGCTAATAAACCTAAACCTAAGAAACGTGAATTGATAGTAGATGGTGAATTTT atcTGAGGACAGCATTCGATTTGTTAGACAGAGACCAAGATGGACATGTGACACCGAATGAGCTGCAATTTATGTTGAGAAACTTGGGAATTCACATAAAGGACGAGTTAGTTGATGATTTGTTGAAAGAAGCCAGTAAAACAG gAAATGGCTTGATCGACGAAACGGAATTCTTACAGTGGGTAGCGAAAATCCAAGCGCTCAAGGAGGAAAGTTCAAGTTCGAGTGGCACGTCTCCGCCAGATGACGATATTACGCAAGATCTCGTTGCCGCCTTCCGTGTCTTCGACAAAGACAGTAACGGGTTCATAACGCGCGACGAACTAAAAACCGCCATGGAAATGATAGGAGAGAATGTAACTGAAGCGCAATTGTCTGATATGCTTGCCTTAGCGGATATTGATAAGGATGGAAAAATTAACTATGAAG aatttgcaAGATTATTACTGTAA